The Sorangiineae bacterium MSr11954 DNA segment GCGTTCCGTCGTGCGGAAGCCTTCGACGAGTTGAAATGGCGTCCCGGATGCCGCAAGCTTGCCTAGCACGTTGTTGAGCTTATCGCGGAACGTATGAGTTAAATGCATCGGATTGGCGTCGATGGGCGGAACGACGGATGCGGCCCACTTTGCGGAAGGATCGATCCCCAACGGCGGCACTGGGGGCCGGCCTCCCGGATACCACGGCTCGGCGATGGTGACCGCCGCAAGCAGGCCGGCATACAATGGATTGCTCAAGAGCTCGTCGAGCCGCGCGGGAGCACCGTCGAGCGTGACGTCGAGGCTCACGAGCCGGATGCCGTGGCTATAGTCGACCCAATCCTCGTCGTGCGCCGGGTCACTTCCCTGAATCGGGCCACTCCCGTCTCGCGCCCAACCGCCAAAAATGATCGTGGGAAGCTTGCCCGATGACAACCTCTGATGCACGCGAGGCGATAGAATCACATCCTTCTTGTGCCCTGCCGTGAGCACACCGAGGGCCCCGCCGATGGAGCGACGCTCCGTCGCCACCACGTCATTGTACTGGCGATAACACGCATTCGACCTCATCCTCGCTTCGACACAGTCTGCCTTGCCGTACTGCCCCGCAAGCCAGAGTCGCGCCGGCGCCTGGTTCCATATTGCACGCACGATCTTCTCGGTCGGAAGGGCTGCATCGAAAGCATCTGCAACACGCTGGGCAGACGCGACCTTCATGGGGATGAGAACGAAGTCCGTGTTATCTCCCACGGCCAGATAGTCAGGCATGACGCGAATCGTCGCCTCGTGCTGCGCGGGAGCGATCATCGAGAGGTGGACATCGATGAGGTAGCGGAGAAATTCAGGGATGTTTCCCGACGTGATCTCGTCCACGATACGCCGCTCCCGGTCGGCGTCCGCGAGGCCTTCCGTTCGACGAAGGAATTCGCTACCCGAGATCGCATCCGGTCGACGTTCAGGGATCTGCATGGATGTGCTCCTTCCGGATTGACTGTTTCCGAAGCCGAACGACGACCCGGGAGCGGCGCTAACGGCCGCGATGTCCCGTTAAGGGTGAAGGTATCCGCGAAGGATACGAGATTTCTCCCTATCTGTCGGCCGCGCGTGGTCCCGGCCGAATGGCGTGCCTGTGCTCGCGCGAGCACCCCCGCGAATGAAGAATCTGCCCTGTGCGATGCGATCGGCCCACGGAACTGTTCGCACGAACGGGGGGGGGGACGTCCGGGATCGATCCGCAGAAGGCCCCCTATCTTGAGCGCAACCCACGAGATGCCCACAGCGGCACGCCTTGGCGACGAGGGCGCCGATGCGCGGCCGGCACGCGGCAAGCTCCTGGTGTGCCCGCTCTTGGGACGCCGTTGACAGATAAAGGGTGATCCCGTCCATTCGCCCTCGATGTGTTCGAGACCCGATCCGCCTGCGTCGCTCGCCTGAGTCGGCGCGAGCGATTGTCCAAGTTGGTCCGGTATTCGCTATCGGTCCCTCCGTTGTAGGCGACCAGCCCCTCGAGCATTCGCTGCGAGTGCACACCTCGGCGACAAATGGCGAATGCTGCTAAACGATTGAAATGATACGTGAGCCTTGTCAGGGCTCGATTGAGCTTCTAAGTCAAAGCTATCGGTCTGAGATTCCAGTGGACGAAGAAGGCGAGCGCGTAGCCCAGCGCCCGGGCCGCAAGAATATCGACGAATGGGGCTTCGAGCTGTCGTGCGATCGCTGCCACAGTGACGACCCTCGACATCGTTTGGGGCCTTGTCAACTCTCTGCCTCGAGCGAGCGCGGTCCGACCAGGGACCGCGTCTTTTTCACAACGTGCCGTACTTCGATGTCCGATGAAATGACGTCATGGACCGTGAGCGTCCGGCGACCGACTCCCGTCGATGAATCGCCTCGACTCAGCCCACACGCGCTCCTCGGGCGGATCGACGAACGGACAGCACGTCGGCGCGACGCTCATGTTGAATCGCCGTCTTGTGATGCCGTGCCTTGGCCATGATCCATGTCGCGGGCTGCGGCCCCATCGACGCCCTCGTCCGTGTGGAGACAGCAATCGTGTCCGAGAGCGCTCGCATCGATCGGGTCCGAGTGGCATGGCGATCCGGAACCGGGAATTGCCGCACCCGTACATGCGTCATGCGCGGCACCGGATGGGCATGTCGCGTCGCGGTCATCCAGACGAAAACACGTGTCGGTCGGCGCGCCGCCGTCGTCTGTCTCGCCCGCAGGGGTCGGATCGCCATCGGGGGCTGCCTCGTCGGAAGCGCAGTCCGTGCCGGTCGCCGACGAGCACGATGGCGTGAATCGGTAGGAAATAATCGACGAACGTTTGCGACAGACGTGGTCTCGGCAGACCAATTCGCCGTTGCACCAATCGTCTCTCCGGCAGCTGTCGGATTTGTGGCAGGCCCCCCCTTCCTCGCCCTCGCGCGGTCCGCAGGAAGGCAGCGACACAAGCTTGAGAATAGGTATGGCAAGCCACAGGAGATAACGTCGTCTGTTGCGTTTCCGCAACGCGGTGTGACTCGGCGGCACGCGCTCTCGAACAATGCCTTGGTGATTGGAGGCCATGTACGGCCCCCTCGCAAACGCGGTGCCGCCGTCGAATAGCCTTTCAGCTCGACCCGAGCCCTCGTCAAGGCCGCCATCGGCGACGCGGGTGTCGCCGGGCGACACCGTCCGAGGTTAATTGGCGTGCGCCAGCGATGGCGTTGCGGAGTGCCGGTGCGTGATGAAAATCGACCGGCAATCCGCGAGCGCCACCCCCGCTCTCACGAGCTGCCGCGTCACCCCGAAAGGGCCGCGCACGACGGCATGCTTCGTACGAGATGGCGCCGGGACAACACAGGCAGGTTACCTACCGCGGTCGCCGGAGGGGAGCTTGAGGTCCGTCCACGTGGCGGAGGCCACGCCGAAGATGGGGCTGCCGTTCGCGTCGAAGTTCATCTTGTCGATGCGGAGCGTGCGATCCCCGCCGCAGCTCCCGTACGGCCTTCCATCGGAGCTGGTCACGGCATGGTAGGCGTTCCAAAGCTCTTTGCCGTCCGGCGACGTGAAGAAGCTATTGTGCCCGGGCCCGAAGACCCAATTCGCATCGGACCGCGCGAAGACCGGCCACGGGGTTTTGCTCCACGATCGAGGATCGAGCACGTTGCCGCCTTTGTATTCCAGCATGCCCAACGCGTAATCCGGTGTTTCGCAGCCGCTGGCGGAGAACACCAGGAAGGTCCGATTTCCTGAATAGAGGGCCTCGGGGCCTTCGTTGACCGGGTGCTCGCGGCCGTTGCCATGGCGTTCCCAACCCGCCGTGGGGCTGGACAGGAGCACGGGGGCGCTGTCGAGCGTCCACGGATTGCTCATCGAGGCGATGAAGAGGCTTTGCGGGCCCCTCAGGTGCCCCGACCAAACGAAATACAGCTTTTGGTTGGGCATCTTCAGAACGGTCCCGTCGATGGAGAAGTCGTTTTGCGTCGCGAGGCGGGACTTGAACGAATATGGCCCCATCGGGTCCGAGCCCTGGCTCTCCAGGACGAACATCTGATGGACCGCCCCCTCCCCGTCCGCCGTGTAATAAACGTACCAGCGGCCATTCAAGAAATGAAATTCCGGCGCCCAGATGTTCTTGCCGCGGCCAGGCGTGGAGTCTTGCCAGACCGTCACGGCTTGCGCGCTCGCCAGGCCGGTCACCGACTTCGCCCGAACGAGGATGATGCGATCCACGGCGGTATACGTCAGGTAGTAGTAGCCATCGCGCTGGAACATCCACGGATCGGCGACGCCGCCTCGAACGGGGTTGCGGAAGGTCGGCGCCCGTTGCGTGATCGCCGCACCATCGTCGGTGCCGTCCGCCGGCGAGGGTTCGGCTGCGCTGCACGCCACCACGGTCGACGCCGCGACGGCGAGACCCGCGAAGAATGTCGAGATGCATTTCATGGTCTCTCGCACATGGCCAGACCATTCATGACTTTTGCGCCAATGCGCCGGCCGAGAGCGCCAAAATCAATCTGCGCCGCGCGCTCCTTTTCCGCAACGACGCAGGCACCGGCGGTGGCCCCATCACGGCACCGGCGCGGATGGACGGCGACCGCACGCGGATTGCGAAGGCCCATGTGGCGGGGTTCGCATCGCCGGCGGTACCGTGCTCCCCAACGAGGGCGAGCGCGCCTACAGCGATGCAGGGAAGCCGTCCGCCAAGAGGCCAATGCGTGGATCCGCACCCGCAGCGTATTCGATGGCGTCATTGATTTCGATGCGGCCATTCGCGATCCGCAGGCTCCTGCCCTCATGCAATCGCGCTTCGACTCGG contains these protein-coding regions:
- a CDS encoding glycoside hydrolase family 43 protein encodes the protein MKCISTFFAGLAVAASTVVACSAAEPSPADGTDDGAAITQRAPTFRNPVRGGVADPWMFQRDGYYYLTYTAVDRIILVRAKSVTGLASAQAVTVWQDSTPGRGKNIWAPEFHFLNGRWYVYYTADGEGAVHQMFVLESQGSDPMGPYSFKSRLATQNDFSIDGTVLKMPNQKLYFVWSGHLRGPQSLFIASMSNPWTLDSAPVLLSSPTAGWERHGNGREHPVNEGPEALYSGNRTFLVFSASGCETPDYALGMLEYKGGNVLDPRSWSKTPWPVFARSDANWVFGPGHNSFFTSPDGKELWNAYHAVTSSDGRPYGSCGGDRTLRIDKMNFDANGSPIFGVASATWTDLKLPSGDRGR
- a CDS encoding M15 family metallopeptidase yields the protein MQIPERRPDAISGSEFLRRTEGLADADRERRIVDEITSGNIPEFLRYLIDVHLSMIAPAQHEATIRVMPDYLAVGDNTDFVLIPMKVASAQRVADAFDAALPTEKIVRAIWNQAPARLWLAGQYGKADCVEARMRSNACYRQYNDVVATERRSIGGALGVLTAGHKKDVILSPRVHQRLSSGKLPTIIFGGWARDGSGPIQGSDPAHDEDWVDYSHGIRLVSLDVTLDGAPARLDELLSNPLYAGLLAAVTIAEPWYPGGRPPVPPLGIDPSAKWAASVVPPIDANPMHLTHTFRDKLNNVLGKLAASGTPFQLVEGFRTTERQQWLYGSGRPTAKPFGRPGPIVTERDGVGARSRHQGNGTPGSGTAADCYPTKNGAVYIPNSTDPVWRAYAAAARAEGLVAGLDWVNFPDAPHCELDI